The DNA segment gttatgtcgaactctgttatctcgatgatttgttatgtcgaactttttcGATTGTCTTCAAATTAGTTattcacttttttgtatttcggaTGTATCGAATGTCTGTTATCTCGAAGTTTATCCCGAGGTCCCAAAGACTTCGACATGGCGAGATTTGACTCtagttcgacataacgagtttcgaccgTACCTTGTATTGCTACATATGGCATAACATATACAGTGTCACAAAAATGTACCAAACTGATCTTACAACAATAATAAGAGTTTTAAAAATCATCACCAAGAACGGAAGCCCTCAGTCAGACCAGAactttgaaaagaaacattGTAAATGcaactaaccatttttcttatCAAAGTGTTCCCGAAAAGAACCAAATCCAGCCATTGTATAAAAGTAATATACATATAGTATCAAACACAGACTCGACCGGACATAAAGCGTCTTGCAAACCGGATGAGCACTTCATTAGTTGTTTATCGATATATAACCCTTCCGTGTATGAACATGATCAGTATGATGATTAAATGTAGCCatagtaaatatgttttttttattgtctttaatatttcttttttcagtttaaggatttcattgaaagaaaacatttaatacattattttctataATCGAATGGCTAACAAACAGGGGCGGATCCATTATTTGGACGTTTAAGGGGGATGGGTGTGTCACCTTTTGACTTTCGCCCCTCCCCCTAAACCGGtaaaatggtacatttttgGCGTATCTATTACTTTTTCTCCTGTATTAAACTAAAAATTTGGACAAGTTCATGGGGGGAGGCGCGCGCCTACCCCATCCCTGGCTCATCTAGTGAGATATACGGTTGACTTACGGAATCGGCTCAAAtgtatttgattatttgatGAATTCACTatctaatatatataaaaccatTGTACATGtagtcttaaagctgcactctcacagattgaacgttttgacatctttttttttgtcttggaacgagccaatttttgcaaaaatccatggaaaccagttatatattaagactgctgacaaaataatagatcgcagatttttatacttgagttcaaaaattgatgttttatgcagttttcttaatccgctagtaacggtttaagccgtacatggccataaaacattatttttcgaatggaaatatgaaaatctgcgatctgatttttgtcagcaatcttttagcATTGGTTTGCAGCTATTAACGCAAAAATGgttctttctaagacaaaaaataaaataagttgtaaaaatggtaaatctttgagagtgcagctttaatgattaagaaattATGAACTAAACGGTCACAAGAGAGACAACTCGAATTgacaaaacaagatttttttgcTCGATGTGAATATTTggtcaaaatatttcacaatttgtGGTTATGCAAATACACCTCACATCTTCGTCTCCGGCACATTTGTCCCCCggtttcggggggggggggagggatAGGGGGTTAGCCCCCGGATTTGCAAGTGTTAACTACTCGTTTAACGGTAACATCATATTTAGAAACTTATACTTTAATGCGCATATAGTTGCATTGTTTCACTGTAGCCCTTACTTAATGTATTGATTTGCGACTTTAGTATGTCAAGTGTTCACCGAATAGTGTGCCATCGTTAAAAGCATCAACCGAAGCTTTGTGGGTAATCGTACGACCGGTAACTTAACGCATGAGTATAGTGACATCATAACTCATTGCAATTATCATTTGGATCGACTCGGCTTTTTCCATCGAAAAAAACCTCTGATAAACGCCGGAACATCAGTATAACCAATTCGttaaatttttaataatattaataatcaattAAAGTGTTTTAGTGTATGTTGTGTAGTGTTTCTAAGTCTAAAGTTATTGCCATTTAGTGTATGATTgccttaataattaaaattcccGAGATAAAAGTCATGTAGtctaactgctaaattgaaattactacgcagCGTTTAAATATTACGATTTCTGACATAGAAATTCGTCCatatacacccgaggttgttttcgatggaaaatggccgagaagttccgaatgtGCAATGATACGCTGGAAAAAATAGACCGGAAACTGTGTGAACTGTCGATTTCAGATCGTCTGCTTGATAACAGCACAATGAAATCATCGTGTCGCACTCAGTCACATCATTTCCAGAAATGCAAAGTCATACATAACATACAATTTGCGACCATTTATAATGAGACCTTTAATGTCAAcatattattgtaaatacatgtattattgagATAGTTCATTATGAACTACAGATAAACGTAGTAACAATTATTCTACAGAGTATGCACAACTAATGAAGGAAAATCCGCCAATAGAGAGAAACATATTTAATCACAAATCGCTGACGCACTTTACTTGGAAACTGGTCTGCTATAAAAGCAGTCTATAATGACACATATATTTTCCAGGTGTCACGAGCCACTGTAAATGACGTAAACAGAATGATCTCGAATTCGTCCGCTAGGAAAGTGTTGAACTGGAACTATTTTGACGTCTGTTGTCTGCACCAACCCGGTGTAACGTGACGAAATTCCGGGTTTCGTTGTCATGGCAACGAGAGGTCAGCGAGTAAGATGGCAAGAAAACACGGTTTCTGCAAACCAaaggaaaaaatgttttgttatggcTATACATATTTACTTGCATGCTAATACTCGTTTATCATTATACGTTTATAGATATTTGTTGAACTTTGAAagttgtaaacatgtttacgCGCGAAAGTGTCAATtaagaatgtttattatttttctgcTATTTAGGGTCCCATTTTCGGTACCCAGGCCATTAAATATGAGTAGTCCGTTGAGTAATTGATATAACTACAATCGGGGTCCGACGATGCACCGTGTTATGACAATgaactatgttttatttaccttGCATTATGAAAACTATGATATGCCGAACATCGCTCAGCTGGGTATTTCTACGATGATCTCCGCCTCCTTTTCGATTGCATCACAAAACTTCTGCACCCGCAATTCATCAGACGACATAACATCCGGGTCAGTAACCAGGAAGCAGTTGAAGTCACGTGGGTTACTAGTTTTCCGCTCGAGTCGTGGATGGGTGTGGTTATTTTTGGCGGCGACCTTGACCTGTTTCAACATTTCGCTTATCGCTGTTTTGATTTCGAGCTGTAAAGTAAATGGATAAAATTGCAACGTCAACATCCTGGTGTAAAAATacctcatttgttttaatatatcttaTCACCATGACCGGAGCGTTAAACCGAAAAGTAAACACCAGGTCATGTTAAGGTTTTGCAAACATGATTAATTTAtagaaattgttttcataaggCGCCCATTGATCGTATCACAAGGATCATTTTAATGAATGGTATATAAACCctacattatatttgtatcaGTTGAATGAGCTTTGGTTGCTGATAAAGATAACGAAGTTATTCTAAaaggcaaaaaaatacatttgtacaaatattaattactttgtGCAGTAAACAGTGTTGTTCTATATTTCTCTTTTAGCCTAACATGCAATCCTGGATcgaatccattttaaaatgctGGAAAAAGGCCGCTTATTGAATCAACTTGGTTctttaattaaagctgcactctctcagattgaccgttttgacaaggtttttttgtcttggaatgagccatttctTGCGTAAATGTGTGATAACCAAtcatattagactgctgacaaaagggaagatcgcagtttttttatgtttatgttaaaaaattgatgttttaaatcgAAACTCATTTTtaacacatcaattttcgaccgtaaatatcaaaaactgcaatctgatttttgtcagcagtcttatatcactggtttccagacattcacGAACAAATTTACTCATTCCAAGACCTTTTTGtgaaaatggtcaatctgtgagagtgcagctttaacgttaTATATTCCACCGAGTTTACACCATTATGTTTACAATCAGAAGAGTTCTGAGAAAGACTCATTTCTTAGAAAACATCACAGATACTCTTAAGACTCTAGATCTCGAACAGGCCACCTTGTTTGACATACAAAATTCCCCTGCAGATATTAATCACAGGTTTCAGATCATGAACAGAAGCATTTTATCGTTTTCCATGACTGTTTTTCACGCGCAGACACGTCATCGCAGACGATTACTTCGAAACAAATGTTTATCGTCTGCAAATAAACCGGACGTGCCAGGTTTATTCAGTTCACAGTGAGTTGTACTCTTATACACATAAAACAGGGTATAAATATGTTTCCTTTGTAGCCTTGTAGACGAATCAATGCgaaaaaaacacgtcaaacaaaatgaaatcagACAACAATGGGTCAGAACGTCATGGGAACCTACTTTTATAACAGGTATTCCGTTTTCCCTGCAGTAAGCCTCCATAAGCTTGTGTTGGATTCTCACCGAGGTAATCCGATCGGCAGTTTCCGGAAGAATGCACAAGAACACGTGATCTGGTTCCCTTGGGAAAGTAAGAATCTCAATTGAAAACATCTGTTAACAATGGTTTAAAGCTTTATACGCAAATTTTATGAtcaaatacatgcattttacTACAAGACTTAACACCAATCGCTCGTAACATTTTAATGCGCTTCAATTTGTGCTAACTTGCAGACTTTTATACAAAAGAGTATACATTTTTACTCTTTGAACTAAGATGGTTTAAATTGCAGAAAGGCAATTAAAGGCAGTGCTTGTGTGAACACAGACAAAtacaacattaatttaaatttgaagtgATACAAATATATCTTCAATTGTCCGTTTTAAATACTTACGTTTGAAGTTGTTTAGCGCAGTCAACGACGCCACAGGTTAGTCTGGCGTCCGTGTATGCTCTCATCATCGCCTGACGTAGTGCTGGCCATATATCACCGGGTCCCAGTCTAAAAATCAAATCGAGGAAAATCAGTGAAGCAGAAAAATGTCATACCCCGCATTTAGTGGAGTCAAGCAAATATATACGTAAAATGTTGCTTCACGAACGCTTTAATGAGCAGCTAACGTAAGTAAGTCCTACTGCGTTTGATTCTTTGGTTCAGGAATTATTATAATGAATGTACAGCTACATTATTTTGCAACTGATAGcgtgtcttaaagctgcacaaAAACAGATTGAACGTCTTGataacttctttttttctttttttttctttgaacgagccaatttatgtcaaaatgcatggaaaccagtcatataagactgctgacaaaaaattagatcgcagaatttttataataaagtgcaaacattgaagttttatgcattttactcAAACCGTTTGTAACACTTTTaggcataaacattaatttttgtacGGAattatgaaaacctgcgatctgatctttacatattttgtttagtcagcaatcttttatcactggtttgcagaaattaaagcaaaaactttctcattccaagacaaataaacaacaacaacaagttgtaaaaacggtaaatctatgagagtgcagctttaaaagcttttaatCTTACTAACGAATGCTTCTTTATATCAAAAGTACAGTAGGTATATTTGTCCGATAATAAACCTGAAAATGAATTTGCGTATTTTACCCATTTTTAGACTGAGTCATATTTGGTTTTGTAACAAAAGTTGTCTAGATACGCTTTCGGCAGAATgatattgcaaaaaaacaaagaatGAGTAATTCGCAAATTATACAACAAGCCTAAAGTGGCTAAGTGTGAGACGTTCATCTGTTATTTTCCAACTGACTTAAGAATATGTGTTATGCATGCATCagttaacattaaattttaaaacggGAAGAAACATATGTAGGTGAATTTGCAATTTTGGGCGGGTGTGTCATTTACTGGGTTTTTTATTAAGGGTTAAGTATTAGGATATTCATGTCTACTTAGTTAAGCCTCATTTACAGCGGTACATTAAATGAGTACTTATCATGGTATGCAATAAAACTATAATTTCCTTATATAGCacttattaaagctgcactctcacagattgacagttttgactttattttattttactgtcTAAGAATCAACTGATTTTGGGATCAAAGCCTTCAATtaagtcatataagataacacACTAAATAatagatctcaattgtttggaaaacagccgaaaaactcatttttcctaaagcgttagaaacgcttttagtcataaaacataattttttgaacgtaaatattaaaaatgcgatctgatctttggtcagcagtattatatcaATGGTTGCTAAACATTTACGCAACaatggctcattctaagacaatttattttataaaatgttgtcaatacggtccatctgtgagagtgcagctttaaagttgaattcatacaaaacatgtttatgtaaagTGATTTCTGTAACTGCAATGAGGCCACACTGTGCATGGTTAAGATATAGAACACAGAACAAAATCTGCACTCTGTCTAGGGTCAAGCACTTAAAGAATTTTAAGTGCAGTTTAAGgtcatttcaaatttaattaaaactaaatttagATATCTTAATATgttcaaactttaaatattatacgTCATATCGGTCGGTTTGTCCAACATAAGATTTAAATTTAAGCTGTATACTTAAGTGTATCTTCTCGTCTAATGCATATCTATTGTTGCAGAAAAGCTAACCAAACAACTTATTATGGGCGTAAATAACTTTATGACGCACGTTTCTGATAGAAAATAGTCACGCTTTAAGCCAACCATAGTACGATACTATTACAAATTCATATAGTTGACCTGGTGAATTTTGCCAGTGGATATGCGCCGTATTGGAAAATAATATccatatttaaacaacaaatttTGTAAGTTTATAGTATACATGCGTGACTTGCataatatatcttttatttccaggtgtgggtccaggatttgacgttagagagggcgtagcttaggggcgtaaccttttgacttgcagCCCCCCTCAAAACCCaaataaatttggtttaaagtgttggcaggggggtTTTGGGGTACTCCGCCCAGAACATATTGAccatttctagtccgaaatggtgcatgtTGGGCGTATTTCGTTATATTTTCTCCTATATTAAAACATGGCCGATTTtaggcggggggggggggcttggttcgccccccccccccccggatccACAGTAGCTGCAACGTCATTAACATCAGCAATTTGACAGGGAGAAAAAAGTTAAGCCTTCTTGTGTCTACATGATTTTTGCGAAGCATATTTTGGAAAATAGGACTTCAGTCATAATCATAATGCATGTAATCGTGTAATTATACTTTGCATATAAATCATCCGATCAAATTCAAAGCCTTAAGTAACACGaaataagaaaaatcactcATGAACTGAAAAACGTGACTCCCCTCAAAAGCCTGGACAAATAAGAGATATAAGACTCCATTAAAGAGTACGCCCCTTGTCGATTCAAAAGCCTTCTTTTGATCACGATCAATCTCGCCATATTTTGAAGGCTTAAGTCAATACTgatgtatcttttaaaatagaTTTTAAGTAGTTACAGCTGTATTGCATTCTAGCAAGCATCAATAGATAAGAGAAGAATTGCTAGCATATTTGTCACCACTACAATGCACGAAAAAGTCACTAGTCGGACACTTGATTTATATTTGTTGCGGAATGTGACTTATGGCTACTGTTTGTGAATCATTGTGCATGCAGAAGAGCAAAAGATGTATGCAAAATTAAGTGCAAAATCCTCGTGAACctatatatatcattaaagCTTTCTTTGAAAGGTTAAGTTGTCtgcatatgaaaaataattatatagtcataaatgtatGACATGGAAGTCATATAAAAGTCAAGCTGTAAAGGTTAATTATAGGTAGAACTTGCATGTGCAATTATTgtataattgataaataatgcAGCTCACCAACTTAGTGATTACATACAAAAACATGGTTAATGCATTTACAGACaggaatataaatatgataaaacaatacaaaatattgaaGCTCTTATAACGATTAAATATGCATCTATATGActcaatttcaaatgaaaatttaagTGATGATTAACCCTTAGTAATATAACTATCGTTTGGATTAATAAAATTTCTGTAAATTGCACAAAAAACGTTTTTACTCACTTGTCAATATCCAATGCAATTTTATCCTCAATATCATGTAGAGTCATTTTCAGAGTGTGGACAATTTCGTTCTTTCCAATGATAAACATTTACAGACTGAATCAAATTAAATGACtattacatttacataaacattcaCGTGTGTGAAACAGTTCTCCGTCGACGCACTACTATGGTCGAATTGCGTCAACAGTCAGAGCGACACAGTTCCGAGCCTTTTCATTGGTTGAGCGAACGTTAGCGAGGAATTACGGAAATGAACGGAACCTCGTTACTGTTTACCTTGCAGACGATATTTCGATCTTGCTTTTACACTGAACGAGatattacaattacaaatattgatattctaaaagttaaatgtctatttttgtaggtcgtttaatatttatatcgtTTGTATGAAACCGAAAATAAGTTAAAACGTGTAGGAGTTATTTGAAACTAATATCTTTCATTAAAACGGAAATTGAAATTTCGatgaaagtaattaaatataatagttgTAAGGAAATAAGGTGCTTTTACTTGTAAACATATAGGAAATATGCATATTGTGCGTgatgcaatgaaataaaaagtagaaTGTCAATGTAATACCAGGTGCAATAACTCTCGAGTTACTCGTTTTTGACAAGATCCGGGATGCTGAGGTCGAAACCAGTTTATGAATGATTTTAATGTAGGGCACATCCGTCGCCTAAATGCTGAAGGCTTTTTACAACACAAAATAGCCAATGAAAATTAAGTAATATCATTTGATTCTCATCAGAACATT comes from the Mya arenaria isolate MELC-2E11 chromosome 13, ASM2691426v1 genome and includes:
- the LOC128213243 gene encoding growth arrest and DNA damage-inducible protein GADD45 gamma-like — encoded protein: MFIIGKNEIVHTLKMTLHDIEDKIALDIDKLGPGDIWPALRQAMMRAYTDARLTCGVVDCAKQLQTEPDHVFLCILPETADRITSVRIQHKLMEAYCRENGIPVIKLEIKTAISEMLKQVKVAAKNNHTHPRLERKTSNPRDFNCFLVTDPDVMSSDELRVQKFCDAIEKEAEIIVEIPS